From one Bacillus sp. FJAT-42376 genomic stretch:
- a CDS encoding SidA/IucD/PvdA family monooxygenase, with protein MYDVAGIGIGPFNLSMAAMLEDVPEISAVFFDQKPEFVWHPGMLIEGTDLQVPFLADLVTFWDPKSPYTFLNYLHEQDRLYHFFFFRQMAIPRREYNDYGFWVAEQLESCRFSHEVISAVYRGDHYELAVHHHGIRETIRAKHVLLGTGSVPLIPMKLDGVKEDDVFHSMEYLYRAESLKEAESITVIGSGQSAAEIFHDLLKAQKEKRYHLTWFTRSSEFLQLESAKLAQEVFSPQYVEYFHRLGYKERMEAQEQLGPLRNGVDQKTLTGIYELLYHRSVSGQKQKVTIQPLTEVNAIKGTEGGCSLSCRQWQADLEFTHRSEKVVLATGYEPHMPEWLESMREDIIWEDEKRFKVHDDLRIAFKDERKNHLFTLTNIAHSHGTGATNLGLSVYRNQKIINRILGEERYKPSNPSIFQRFFPEGTP; from the coding sequence ATGTATGATGTAGCAGGGATCGGAATCGGTCCCTTTAACTTAAGTATGGCGGCGATGCTTGAAGACGTCCCGGAGATCAGCGCTGTTTTTTTCGATCAGAAACCGGAGTTTGTCTGGCATCCCGGCATGCTCATTGAAGGGACGGATCTTCAGGTTCCCTTTCTGGCTGATTTGGTTACGTTCTGGGATCCAAAAAGTCCGTACACCTTCCTGAATTATCTTCATGAGCAGGACAGGCTGTATCATTTTTTCTTTTTTCGTCAAATGGCTATACCAAGAAGAGAATACAACGACTATGGTTTCTGGGTGGCTGAGCAGCTGGAGTCCTGCCGGTTCAGCCATGAAGTGATATCGGCTGTATACAGGGGAGATCATTACGAACTGGCTGTTCATCATCATGGAATAAGGGAGACCATCCGGGCGAAGCATGTTTTGCTGGGAACGGGCAGTGTTCCGCTCATTCCGATGAAGCTTGATGGCGTCAAAGAGGACGATGTCTTTCATTCGATGGAATACCTGTACAGAGCAGAGTCTCTAAAGGAAGCGGAATCGATTACAGTCATCGGTTCAGGCCAGAGTGCCGCCGAAATTTTCCATGATCTGCTGAAGGCTCAAAAAGAAAAACGGTACCATCTAACCTGGTTTACGAGATCCTCCGAATTTCTCCAGCTGGAGTCGGCGAAACTTGCGCAGGAAGTATTCAGTCCGCAATATGTGGAGTATTTCCATCGGCTTGGCTATAAGGAGCGTATGGAAGCTCAGGAACAGCTTGGTCCGCTGAGGAATGGCGTGGATCAAAAGACGCTTACGGGCATTTATGAATTGCTGTATCACCGTTCCGTCTCCGGTCAGAAGCAAAAGGTCACCATTCAGCCTCTTACAGAAGTAAATGCGATCAAAGGAACGGAGGGAGGATGCAGTCTTTCCTGCCGCCAATGGCAGGCAGATCTCGAATTTACCCATCGAAGCGAAAAGGTCGTTCTTGCTACTGGCTATGAGCCGCATATGCCTGAATGGCTGGAAAGCATGAGGGAGGACATCATCTGGGAGGATGAGAAGCGGTTTAAAGTACATGATGATTTGAGAATAGCTTTTAAGGATGAGCGGAAAAATCACCTTTTCACCTTAACGAACATCGCCCATTCTCACGGAACAGGAGCAACCAACCTCGGTCTCTCCGTTTACCGGAATCAAAAAATCATCAATCGGATCCTTGGGGAAGAAAGGTACAAGCCCTCTAACCCGTCCATCTTTCAGCGATTTTTTCCAGAAGGCACACCTTGA
- a CDS encoding alpha/beta hydrolase — protein sequence MILWIAILSACFVLCLAAAAIPLYFSNLIIFPRKVEYKETYALGVKSGEINPDHFHKIDKEELFIDSRHGYQIHGMFFPVENSRKAVIIAHGITWSLFGSFKYVEMFHKRGYHVLLCDHRYHGLSGGNHTSFGYFEKDDLRAWVDYLYGTLGNDALIGLLGESLGAASSLQYIKEDSRVGFCIADCPFSDLTALMRLRLALDFKIRFSPLILLTSFVTKIRYGWGFREISPIREMEKVETPILFIHGKDDGFIPLQMSLDLFRKKRKGKKRLYLVEKAGHAQAFLTDRKKYEERVFDFLQEIEGMQIERDPAQ from the coding sequence ATGATCTTGTGGATTGCAATTCTGTCCGCTTGTTTTGTCCTTTGCCTGGCTGCTGCTGCGATTCCTTTGTATTTTAGCAATCTCATTATTTTCCCCCGGAAAGTGGAATATAAAGAAACCTATGCACTTGGCGTGAAAAGCGGGGAAATCAATCCGGACCATTTTCACAAAATTGATAAGGAAGAACTGTTTATCGATTCCAGGCATGGGTACCAGATTCACGGGATGTTTTTCCCGGTAGAAAACAGCCGGAAAGCCGTCATCATTGCGCATGGGATTACGTGGTCGCTCTTTGGCAGCTTTAAATATGTCGAGATGTTTCATAAAAGAGGGTATCATGTGCTGTTATGCGATCACCGCTATCATGGCTTAAGCGGGGGGAATCATACATCATTCGGCTATTTTGAAAAGGATGATCTCCGGGCATGGGTAGATTATTTGTATGGAACACTGGGAAACGATGCTCTCATCGGTCTGCTTGGTGAATCTCTGGGCGCCGCTTCTTCCCTTCAGTATATAAAAGAGGACAGCCGGGTTGGCTTTTGCATCGCAGACTGTCCGTTCAGTGATTTGACGGCGCTTATGCGGTTAAGGCTTGCCCTGGATTTCAAAATCCGGTTCTCGCCGCTCATTCTTTTGACGAGCTTTGTAACGAAGATCCGGTATGGATGGGGCTTTCGTGAAATATCGCCTATTCGTGAGATGGAGAAGGTGGAGACGCCGATTCTGTTCATCCATGGGAAGGATGACGGTTTCATCCCCCTGCAAATGTCTCTTGATCTTTTCCGCAAAAAGCGGAAAGGGAAGAAGCGTTTATATTTGGTGGAGAAAGCGGGCCACGCCCAGGCGTTTTTAACAGACCGGAAAAAATATGAGGAACGGGTCTTCGATTTTCTCCAGGAAATTGAGGGGATGCAGATCGAACGGGATCCGGCACAGTAG